CCGACGCGGCGGCGACGAACAGGGCGCCGAAGGCGATCAGGACGTAGTTGACCGGGTCGTGGGCCGCCACTTCCGCGAACTCGCCCGGCATCTGGACGATACTGTCGACGAGTTCCGTCGCCGACTCTGCGAGAGTTACCATGCGCGAGTCTTTGCACCCTCCCTACTTCGAGGTTTCGTGTGCGAGTCGCCCCCGGCGTGGACGGTTTGGGAGTTCCGCCGTCGACACCGCCGACCTCGGGACCGTCACGACCGCAGAAAGCGCAACGGCCGCAGAAGACGCAAACAGCGTGAAAGCCCCAGCCTGCCGGCTCGACCGTCGATTCGGGAGGGAATGAAAGGGGCGCCGCGTTCGAGCCGTCCCGGACGACGTAAGCACCGCAGCCCGAAGGGCGAGGAACGCAGCGAGGCCCGGCCGGTCGAACGCGGCGGGGCTTTCACGCTGTCGGCGGTCACGATCGCGTCCGCGGTCGCGGTGGCTGTCGCGGCGGTAGCTGGAACGGTCGGCGCACTCCGGTCTCCAACACCCACCGTCAACTCACGGCGAGCGCGAGCCGCGTCGCCAGAAACAGGGCGGCCATGCCGAACACGTCGCCGGCGGTCGTGACGGCCGGGCCGACGAGGTCGTCGGGGTTGGCACCGCGGCGGTAACCGACGAAGACGACGACCAGGATGGTCCCGACCAGCGCGACGCCGGCCATCGCCGCCCCGGCGAGAGCGACCAGCGCGAGCGTCGGCCACGGCGCGACCGGCCGTCCGAGCGCGCGCAGGAGGCCGACGGTCAGCGTCGCCGCGACGAGGCTAGCCCCCAGCCCGTTGAGCAGGGCGGCGGCGACCGCCCTCGCGAGTCGGTCGTCGTAGGCCAGTCGCGGCTCGAGTAGCCCCTGGTGGAGCGCGCTCGACAGCCGCGACCCCAGCGAGCCGTAGACGCTCCCGCGGATCGCCAGGAACGCCGGAACGACGACCAGCAGGCCCGGGACCGCGGCGAGTTCCCCCTCCATCCCGCCGAGGATGGCGCCCGCGAGCAGGCCGCCGAGGGCGCTCACCAGCAGCGGCGGGAGCGCGCTCCGGTAGGTCTCGACGGCGACCGAGCGCAGGGTCACCGGTCGTCACCTCCCGGCGGACCCCGGGAGGGGCGGGCGTCGCGGCGACGACCGCTCACCCGACCACCACCCGGACGGAGCCGAACAGGACGAGCACGCCGAGCACGTCGCAGACGTTCGTGACGACGGGGATGACCACGTCGTCGGGGTCGGCCTCGAAGCGGTAGGCGCCGTAGGCGGTGACGACGGTCACGAGGACGGCCAGGACCGAGAGCACCACGCCGCTCAGGAGCGCGACCGCGACGACGGTCAGGGCCGGTAGCGCCGCTGTTCCGGTGGCCCAGGTGACGGCCCAGGCGCCGGCGCCGACCAGCGGGAACACCGTCACCGCGAGCGCGAGGGTCGCGAGGGCGTTGCCGCCGAGGCGCTCGTCGGTCGGCTCGAAGGTGAGCAGGCCGAGGTGGAAGGCCGTCGAGAGCCGCGCCGAGAGGACGCTCCCGAGGTTGCCGGCCGTCCCGATGGTGGCCGGGACGAGCACGAGCAGCGAGGGGTAGCGGGTCAGCGTCGCCTCGAAGGACCCGAGCGTGAGGCCCCCGAGTAGTTCGAGACAGGTGAGCGCGACCAGCAGCGGGAACAGCCGGCGGGTGATCCCGCGGACCGTCCAGTCGCCGGCCATCGTCACCGTGACCCGGGTCCGGCTCCGGTCCCCTCCCCGACGCCGGCCAGCGCCCGCAGGCGTTCGGCGCCGGCTCGGGTCCCCTTCGCGATGAGGGTGTCGCCGGCGCGCAGTCGCGTCTCGGGCGACGGCGTCAGGACCCACTCCGTGTCGCCGTCCGCCCGACCGGTGCCCGCGTCGCCGTCACCGTTCGCTCCGTCCGTCCCGCCCGCCGCCTCGCCCTCGCGGCGGACCGCGATGACGAGGGTCCCCGTGGTCGCCCGGAGCGCCTGTTCGCCGATGGTCGTGCCGTCGAGGTCGCTGCCGGCCGCGACGGGGACGCTGACGAGGATCTCGTCGGACTCCTCGACGGCCGCCCGGACGACCGGGTGACTCCCCAGCCCGCGGAGGACGCCCTCGCTGATCTCCAGGGCGGCGTCGCTGATCACCTCCGTGCTCGTCGCGATGTGGACCAACCCGCGGATCGCCACCGGCTCCGCGAGTTCGGCCGCCGCCCGGAGCGCCCACGCCTCGAAGCGCTCCTTCAGCGCGTCGACCTCCACCTCCAGTTCGCTCACCTCGCGGGCGAGTTCGGGGTCGTCGAACAGCACCGACCCGTAGGCCAGGTCGACCGCGAGTTCGCTGACGTTGCGCATCAACACGACCGTCTCGACCGCTCGGTCGAGGTCCGCGATGTCCGACTCGGGGACCGCCGACCGTTCGTAGGGGTCGCCGGTCATCGTCTCGAAGACGCCCTGGATACCGTCGTCGGGGCCGCGACAGAACGACACGTCGCCGGGTCGCAGCGTCGTCTCTCGGCCGGGGTCGAGCAGCCACTCGTCGCCGCGACGGACGGCGAGCACGCGTACGCCCGTCTCCGTCTCCAGGTTGATGTCGCCGAGCGTCCGCCCCGCGTAGGGCGATTCCCCGGCGAGTTCCGCCCGGGCGAGCGTCTCGACGGGGTCGGGGAGGCCCGCCCGCAGCGACGCCGGCAACCCCACGTCGTCGAGGACGACCTTCGCGATGTCGCCGGCGGCGTCGCTGATCGTCTCGGCGGCGCCGACGATGCCGAAGATGGGCGCCAGCTCCTCTGCCTCCTCGGGCGAGCGCCCGGCCATCACGAGGCTCATCCGCGCGCGCAACTGGAGCACGTCCATCTCCGACTCCAGTTCGAGCACCTCCGCGGCCAGCGCCGGGTCGTCGAAGAGGACGGAAGAGTAGGACAGATCGACGAGCAGCTCGGCGATGTCTTTCATCTCGCCGAGCAGTTCCTTGACGCTGACCGGCTCGTACTCGACGCGGTCGGCGGGGTGGGGGTCGACGGTGTCACCGTCGCCGCCGCGTCCGCGGTCCGGCGTCATCGGTGCCACCGCACGCGTCGACTGCTGGTCATGTTCGAGAGTCCGTGCGGCGAGCCCTTAGTCCATCGGGCGTCGCGGGGTCGGTCCGTCCCCCGTCGGTCTCCGGCGGGGGCGACCCGTCGCCGCCGAGGGCGAAGCCTTTACCGGGCCGGCCGCGTACTCCGCGGCAAATGGTACTCGACGATCTGGGAACGTCGCTCCGGAGCACCCTCGACGACCTCCGGGGCCAGTCCCGCATCTCCGAGGAGGACGTCGAGGAGGTCGTCAAGGACATCCAGCGGTCGCTGCTGCAGGCCGACGTGGACGTGGACCTGGTGATGGAGCTGTCGGACTCCATCAAGACCCGCGCCCTAGAGGAGGAGCCGCCCGCCGGCACCTCCGCCCACGACTGGGTGCTTCGGGTCGTCTACGACGAACTCGTCGGCCTCGTCGGCGACTCCACCGACCTCCCGCTCAAATCGCAGACGATCATGCTCGCCGGTCTCTACGGCTCGGGGAAGACCACCACGGCGGCCAAGATGGCGTGGTGGTTCTCGAAGAAGGGCCTGCGCCCGGCCATCATCCAGACCGACACCGACCGCCCCGGCGCCTACGACCAGTCCAAGGAGATGGCCGAGCGCGCCGAGGTCGACTTCTACGGCGACCCCGACGCCGACGACCCCGTCCAGATCGCCCGCGACGGGCTCGAAGAAGTCGAAGACGCCGACATCAAGATCGTCGACACCGCCGGTCGCGACGGCCTCAACGAGGAGCTCATCGACCAGATCGAGGACATCGAGGCCGAGGTCCAGCCGGATCGGGACCTCCTGGTGCTGGACGCGGCGATGGGTCAGTCCGCCAAGGACCAGGCCCAGGAGTTCGAGGACTCGATCGGCATCGACGGCGTCGTCATCACGAAGCTCGACGGGACGGCGAAAGGTGGGGGCGCGCTGGCCGCCGTCAACGAGACCGGCTCGTCGATCGCCTTCCTCGGGACCGGCGAGACCGTCAGCGACATCGAGCGCTTCGAACCCTCCGGGTTCATCTCGCGGCTGCTCGGGATGGGCGACCTGAAACAGCTCACCGAGCGCGTCGAGCGGGCGATGGAGGAGACGGGCGAGGAGGAAGACGACTGGGACCCCGAGGACATGATGGAGGGGAAGTTCACCCTCCAGGACATGCGCAAGCAGATGGAGACGATGAACAAGATGGGTCCCCTGGACCAGGTGATGGACATGATCCCCGGGATGGGCGGCGGGCTCATGGACCAGCTCCCCGACGACGCGATGGACGTGACCCAGGAGCGCCTGCAGGACTTCGAGGTCGTCATGGACTCGATGACCGACGAGGAGCTGGAGAACCCCCGGACAGTGGGCAAGAGCCGCATCGAGCGCATCGCCCGCGGCTCGGGCAAACCCGAGGAGCGGATCCGCGAACTGCTCGAACAGTACAACGCGATGCGCCAGATGTTAGACCAGTTCCAGGGCATGGGCGACGCCGACATGGAGCGGATGATGAAGCAGATGCAGGGCGGCGGCGGTGGCGGCGGCATGGGCGGGATGGGTGGCATGGGCGGCGGTGGCGGCCCGTTCGGCGACTGAGTCGCCCGTTCGGCGGTGGCGGCCTGTTCGGCAGCGGTGGCCCGAACGGGTTGAATATCTGATACACGAAACGGGTAACGGTGGGTCGGCCCAAACGGAGGCATGCGCGTCACCCTCATGGGGACCGGCGACGCGGTCGGCGTGCCCGCGCCGCTGTGTGACTGCGAGTACTGCGCCGCCAGCGAGCGTCGCCGCCGCCCGGCGGTGCTGGTCGAGGCCGCCGGGCGGCGGCTCGTCCTCGACATCGGTCCCGACATCGCCGACCAGCTCCACGAGGTGGAGGTCTACGACGTGGACGCCTTCTTCGCGACCCACGCCCACTTCGACAACTACTGGGGGATCAACGAGTTGAACCAGGCGGCGATGGACACCCACGTGCGGAACGAGTCGGAGTTCGACCACCCGACCTTCGGCAAGGATATCACCGTCTACGGGAGCCGCCCGGTCCGGACGTTCACCGAAGACACCTTCCCGCACATCCTCGACAACGTCGAGTACGTCCCGCTCGACGCCGACGAGGCGGTCCGCACCGACGAGTTCGACGTGCGGGCGTTCGACGTCGACCACGGCACGCACGCCTTCCCCACGCAGGGGTACGCCGTCTCCGCCGAGGGGTCGACCGTCGTCTACGCGCCCGACGTGGACGGCGTCGACGCCGTCCCCGACTTCTGCACCGGCGCGGACCTGCTCTTCTTCGACGGCTCCGTCCTGGGCGCGGAGTTCCACGGCGACGCCGAGGAACTGCGCGCCGACGCCCGCCGGTTCGACGCCGACCGCGTCGTCACCACGAACGTCTCCGAGCACATGCTCGAACGCCACACCGACGACCTCGACGGCCGCTCGGAGTTCGAGGTCTGGAGCGACTTCGACCGCGTGGCGCTGTAGCCCTCCGTTCGCCCGGCCGCCGGCACTGCCGGCACCCGCACTTCGCCGACAGCTTTTCCGCCGACCGCGACGCCTAGGGAGCCATGAGCAGTCAGTCATCCGACGGCGGCCCGGTCGGGACCGTCGAGGGGACCGTCGTCCCGCTGGTCGTGACCGCCCTCGTCGGCCTGGTCGGCGTCGTCGCCGCCTGGTACGTGTTCGTCCGCAGCACCGACTCGCTGGTCGACCTGTTTGGCCTCCTCGTCGTCGCCGGGGTCGCCCTCCTCGCGCTGTGGGTCGGGAGCCGGATCGCCGGGTCGCTCGTCTCGCCGTACAACGTCGCCGAGGTCGCGGTCGAAGGGCCGATCGCGCGCGAACGCGCGGGCGGCGTCCCCGGCTCGCCGACCGGCGCCGGCGCCGACGACGTGGTCGAACAGATCGAACTCGCCGACGCCGACCCCGCCGCGGAGGCGCTGCTGGTGAAGCTCAACACCCCTGGTGGGGAGATCGTCCCGAGCGAGGACATCCGCATCGCCGCCGAGCGCTTCGACGGGCCGACCGTCGCCTACGCCACCGACGTCTGCGCCAGCGGCGGCTACGACATCGCCAGCGGCTGCGACGAGATCTGGGCCCGCGAGGGGTCGCTGGTCGGCTCCATCGGCGTCATCGGCTCGCGGGTCAACGCCAACGACCTGGCCGAGCGGCTGGGGCTGTCCTACGAGGGGTTCACCGCCGGCGAGTACAAGGACGCCGGGACGCCCCTGAAGGAGCTGCGCCCCGACGAGCGGGCGTACCTCCAGGGCCTCGTCGACGACTACTACGAGCAGTTCGTCGAGACCGTCGCTGAGGGTCGGGACATGGAGCCCGCGACCGTCGAGGAGACCGAAGCCCGCGTGTTCCTCGGGAGCGAGGCCCGCGAGCGCGGCCTCGTCGACGAACTCGGCACCCGCCGGGCGGTGACCGACGCCCTCGAAGACCGACTCGGCGAGCCCGTCGCGGTCCGCGAGTTCGAGCCCGCCCACTCGCTGCGCGAGCGGGTCAGCCTGGGCGCCCAGCGAGCCACCTACGCCTTCGGCGCCGGGCTCGCGAGCGCCGTCGACGGCGACGCCGACGGGCTGCGC
The window above is part of the Halosimplex rubrum genome. Proteins encoded here:
- a CDS encoding potassium channel family protein, whose product is MTPDRGRGGDGDTVDPHPADRVEYEPVSVKELLGEMKDIAELLVDLSYSSVLFDDPALAAEVLELESEMDVLQLRARMSLVMAGRSPEEAEELAPIFGIVGAAETISDAAGDIAKVVLDDVGLPASLRAGLPDPVETLARAELAGESPYAGRTLGDINLETETGVRVLAVRRGDEWLLDPGRETTLRPGDVSFCRGPDDGIQGVFETMTGDPYERSAVPESDIADLDRAVETVVLMRNVSELAVDLAYGSVLFDDPELAREVSELEVEVDALKERFEAWALRAAAELAEPVAIRGLVHIATSTEVISDAALEISEGVLRGLGSHPVVRAAVEESDEILVSVPVAAGSDLDGTTIGEQALRATTGTLVIAVRREGEAAGGTDGANGDGDAGTGRADGDTEWVLTPSPETRLRAGDTLIAKGTRAGAERLRALAGVGEGTGAGPGSR
- a CDS encoding magnesium transporter is translated as MTLRSVAVETYRSALPPLLVSALGGLLAGAILGGMEGELAAVPGLLVVVPAFLAIRGSVYGSLGSRLSSALHQGLLEPRLAYDDRLARAVAAALLNGLGASLVAATLTVGLLRALGRPVAPWPTLALVALAGAAMAGVALVGTILVVVFVGYRRGANPDDLVGPAVTTAGDVFGMAALFLATRLALAVS
- a CDS encoding MBL fold metallo-hydrolase yields the protein MRVTLMGTGDAVGVPAPLCDCEYCAASERRRRPAVLVEAAGRRLVLDIGPDIADQLHEVEVYDVDAFFATHAHFDNYWGINELNQAAMDTHVRNESEFDHPTFGKDITVYGSRPVRTFTEDTFPHILDNVEYVPLDADEAVRTDEFDVRAFDVDHGTHAFPTQGYAVSAEGSTVVYAPDVDGVDAVPDFCTGADLLFFDGSVLGAEFHGDAEELRADARRFDADRVVTTNVSEHMLERHTDDLDGRSEFEVWSDFDRVAL
- a CDS encoding signal recognition particle protein Srp54, producing MVLDDLGTSLRSTLDDLRGQSRISEEDVEEVVKDIQRSLLQADVDVDLVMELSDSIKTRALEEEPPAGTSAHDWVLRVVYDELVGLVGDSTDLPLKSQTIMLAGLYGSGKTTTAAKMAWWFSKKGLRPAIIQTDTDRPGAYDQSKEMAERAEVDFYGDPDADDPVQIARDGLEEVEDADIKIVDTAGRDGLNEELIDQIEDIEAEVQPDRDLLVLDAAMGQSAKDQAQEFEDSIGIDGVVITKLDGTAKGGGALAAVNETGSSIAFLGTGETVSDIERFEPSGFISRLLGMGDLKQLTERVERAMEETGEEEDDWDPEDMMEGKFTLQDMRKQMETMNKMGPLDQVMDMIPGMGGGLMDQLPDDAMDVTQERLQDFEVVMDSMTDEELENPRTVGKSRIERIARGSGKPEERIRELLEQYNAMRQMLDQFQGMGDADMERMMKQMQGGGGGGGMGGMGGMGGGGGPFGD
- a CDS encoding magnesium transporter, which translates into the protein MAGDWTVRGITRRLFPLLVALTCLELLGGLTLGSFEATLTRYPSLLVLVPATIGTAGNLGSVLSARLSTAFHLGLLTFEPTDERLGGNALATLALAVTVFPLVGAGAWAVTWATGTAALPALTVVAVALLSGVVLSVLAVLVTVVTAYGAYRFEADPDDVVIPVVTNVCDVLGVLVLFGSVRVVVG
- the sppA gene encoding signal peptide peptidase SppA; translation: MSSQSSDGGPVGTVEGTVVPLVVTALVGLVGVVAAWYVFVRSTDSLVDLFGLLVVAGVALLALWVGSRIAGSLVSPYNVAEVAVEGPIARERAGGVPGSPTGAGADDVVEQIELADADPAAEALLVKLNTPGGEIVPSEDIRIAAERFDGPTVAYATDVCASGGYDIASGCDEIWAREGSLVGSIGVIGSRVNANDLAERLGLSYEGFTAGEYKDAGTPLKELRPDERAYLQGLVDDYYEQFVETVAEGRDMEPATVEETEARVFLGSEARERGLVDELGTRRAVTDALEDRLGEPVAVREFEPAHSLRERVSLGAQRATYAFGAGLASAVDGDADGLRFRR